In Pseudomonas oryzihabitans, the DNA window CCTGCATCAGCAGCAGCGTCTCGGGCGCCACCTGAAACCCCAGGGTGCAATAGCGGGCGGCGAAGCGGGCCACGCGCAGCACACGCAGGGGATCTTCGGCGAAGGCCGGGGAGACGTGGCGCAACAGGCGCGCCTGGAGATCGGCGCGCCCGCCATAGGGGTCTATGACATGCCCCTCGTCATCCTCGGCCATGGCGTTGACGGTAAGGTCGCGGCGGATCAGATCCTGTTCGAGGGTGACGTCGGGTGCGGCATGAAAGGTAAAGCCGCCATAGCCGCGCCCGCTCTTGCGTTCGGTACGGGCCAGGGCGTACTCCTCACCCGTCTCGGGATGCAGGAAGACCGGAAAGTCGGCCCCTACCGGGCGAAAGCCCTGGGCGGCCAGCGCCTCGGCGGTGGCACCTACCACGACCCAGTCCACTTCGGTGACCGGTCGGCCGAGCAGGCGATCGCGTACAGCGCCGCCTACCTTGTAGATTTGCATAGAAAAAGACCTCCTTGCGGAGGCCTAGGATAGCGTGAAAGACCAGGTCGGCTCAGATCGGCGAGGCCAGATCCAGACGGCGGTCCTGGTCGCGACTCTCATGGCGGGGTGGAACAAGGAAGCTCTGGGCGACGTCTTCGCCCCTCATGCTTTCCAGGCGGATGTCGAAACCCCAGAGCCGGTGCAGGTGCTTGAGCACCTCGTCCGTGGAATTGCCCAGCGGCTTGCGATCATGCTGGAAGTGGCGAAGGGTGAGCGAGCGATCGCCGCGCCGGTCGACGTTCCAGATCTGCACATTGGGCTCGCGATTGCCCAGGTTGTACTGGGCGGCGAGCTGTTCGCGGATCAGGCGATAACCAGCGTCGTCATGGATGGCCGCTACCTCCAGTTCGTCGCGCTGATCGTCATCGAGAATGCTGAACAGCTTGAGGTCGCGGATCACCTTGGGCGAAAGGTACTGCAGGATGAAGCTCTCGTCCTTGAAGCTCTTCATGGCGAAGGTGACGGTGGCCAGCCAGTCGCTGCCGGCGATGTCGGGGAACCAGCGGCGGTCTTCTTCCGTAGGGTCCTCGCAGATGCGGCGGATGTCGCGGAACATGGCGAAGCCCAGGGTGTAGGGGTTGATGCCGCTGTAGTAGGGGCTGTCGAAGCCCGGCTGGTAGATCACCCCGGCGTGGGATTGCAGGAATTCGAACATGAAGCCTTCGGTCACCAGGCCCTCGTCGTAGAGATCGTTGAGCAGGGTGTAGTGCCAGAAGGTAGCCCAGCCCTCGTTCATCACCTGGGTCTGGCGCTGGGGATAGAAGTACTGGGCGATCTTGCGCACGATGCGGATCACCTCGCGCTGCCATGGCTCCAGCAGCGGGGCATGCTTTTCCAGGAAATAGAGGATGTTTTCCTGGGGTTCGGCGGGAAAGCGCGCGCCCTCGTCATGCAGCTCCTTGCCGGCCATCTTGGGAATGGTCCGCCAGAGATCGTTGACCTGGCGTTGCAGCTGCTCTTCGCGTTCCTTCTGCCGCTGGCGTTCCTCGGCGGCGGAGATCGGATAGGGCCGCTTGTAGCGATCCACCCCGTAGTTCATCAGGGCATGGCAGGAATCCAGCAGCTCTTCCACTGCATCGATGCCATGGCGTTCCTCGCACTGGGTGATGTACTGCTTGGCGAACACCAGGTAGTCGATGATGGAGCTGGCATCGGTCCAGGTGCGGAACAGGTAGTTGCCCTTGAAGAAGCTGTTGTGGCCATAGCAGGCATGGGCGATCACCAGTGCCTGCATGGTCATGGTGTTCTCTTCCATGAGGTAGGCGATGCAGGGATCGGAATTGATCACGATCTCGTAGGCCAGGCCCATCTGGCCGCGGCTGTAGTGCTTCTCGGTATGCAGGAAGTGCTTGCCGTAGGACCAGTGGTTGTAGCCGATGGGCATGCCGACGGAAGCATAGGCATCCATCATCTGCTCGGCGGTGATCACCTCGATCTGGTTGGGGTAGGTGTCCAGCGCATAGCGCTTGGCGATCCGGGCGATCTCCCGGTCGTAGGTCTGGATCAGCTCGAAGGTCCATTCCGAACCGGTGGAGATGGGCTCACGCTTCATGACACGAGTCTCCGCTGGAACAGTTCGCGGAACACGGGATAGATATCCCCCGCCGAGACGATCTGCTGCTGCGAGAAGGAATCCGGGAACGCACCGCGAACGTTCTCGTACTCGTACCACAGCGCCTGGTGTTCGCGCGGGGTGATCTCCACGTAGGTGTAGTACTGCATGAAGGGCAGGATCTGCTTGGTCAGGATCTCCCGGCAGATGGGCGAGTCGTCATTCCAGTTGTCGCCGTCGGAGGCCTGGGCGGCATAGAGATTCCACTCGTTGACCGGGTAGCGCTCGGCCATGACTTCCTGCATGAGCTTGAGGGCGCTGGAGACGATGGTGCCGCCGGTTTCGCGGGAGTAGAAGAACTCTTCCTCGTCCACTTCCTTGGCACTGGTGTGGTGACGGATGAACACCACCTCGATGCGCTCGTAATTCCGCTTGAGAAAAAGGTAGAGCAGGATGTAAAAGCGCTTGGCGATGTCCTTGGTGGCCTGGGTCATGGAACCGGAGACGTCCATCAGGCAGAACATCACCGCTTTCGAGCTGGGGCTGGGCTGCTTGGAGAGCAGGTTGTACTTGAGGTCGAAGGTGTCCAGGAAGGGCACCTTGTCGATGCGCGCGCGCAGTCGCTCGATCTCGACCTCCAGCGCCTGGATGTCGCCCAGGTTATCGGGCTCCTCCACGCGCAGCCGCGCCAGTTCCGCCTTGGCTTCGCGCAGCTTGTTGCGGCTGCCGCCGGAGAGGGCGATGCGCCGGGCATGGGAGGCGCGCAGGGTGCGGATGATGTTGATGCGGGCCGGATTGCCCTCGTTGCTGATGCCGGCGCGTACCGTCTTGAAGGTGTCGGTGCCGGTCAGCTGCTTCTTGACCAGATTGGGCAGCTCCAGGTCTTCGAACATGAAGTCGAGGAACTCGTCCTGGGTGATCTGGAAGGCGAATTCGTCCATGCCTTCGCCGCTGTTGCTGGCCTTGCCCTGGCCCTGACCACCGCCGCCGCCCTGGGGGCGCGGGATGCGTTCGCCGCTGACGAATTCCTTGTTGCCCGGATGGACGATGGTCTGGCGTCCGCCCTTGCCCTGATAAAGGGCGGGCTCGTCGATGTCGCGGGCAGGAATGCTGATCTGCTCGCCGTGTTCCATGTCGGTGATGGAGCGCCGGCTCACGGCTTCCTCGACCGCCTTCTTGATGTGCTCACGGTAACGCCGCAGGAAACGCGTGCGGTTCACCGTGCTTTTGTTCTTGCCGTTTAGACGCCGGTCGATGACATAACTCATACAGGCCCTCCGGGCTATTGCAGGACGCCGCGACGACGCAGCTGGCGCGTCGTCGCGGGTTCAGCCTCAGGCTGCCTTACTGCGACTTGCGTACCCGTGAATACCATTCGGACAGCAGTCGCACCTGCTTCTCGGTGTATCCACGCTCTACCATGCGGGTCACGAAGTCGCTGTGCTTCTGCTGGTCTTCCTTGCTGGCCTTGGCATTGAAGCTGATGACCGGCAGGAGCTCCTCGGTGTTGGAGAACATCTTCTTCTCGATCACCGCCCGCAGCTTCTCGTACGACAGCCAGCTCGGATTCTTGCCGTTATTGTTGGCCCGGGCGCGCAACACGAAGTTGACGATCTCGTTACGGAAATCCTTCGGATTGCTGATGCCGGCCGGCTTCTCGATCTTCTCCAGCTCCTCGTTGAGGGAGGCGCGATTGAGGATCTCGCCGGTTTCCGGGTCGCGGTATTCCTGGTCCTGGATCCAGAAGTCCGCATAGAGCACGTAGCGGTCGAAGATGTTCTGGCCGTACTCGCTGTAGGACTCGAGGTAGGCGGTCTGGATCTCCTTGCCGATGAACTCCACGTAGCGCGGCGCCAGGTATTCCTTGATGAATCTCATGTAGCGTTCGCGGGTCTCGGCCGGGAACTGCTCGGCTTCGATCTGCTGCTCCAGCACATAGAGCAGGTGCACCGGGTTGGCGGCGATCTCGTTGGCGTCGAAGTTGAACACTCGCGAGAGGATCTTGAAGGCGAAGCGCGTGGACAGGCCGTTCATGCCTTCGTCGACGCCCGCGCTGTCGCGGTATTCCTGGATCGACTTGGCCTTGGGATCGGTGTCCTTGAGGTTTTCGCCGTCGTAGACGCGCATCTTCGAGTAGATGTTGGAATTTTCCGGCTCCTTGAGGCGCGAGAGCACGGAGAACTGGGCCAGCATCTTGAGGGTGTCCGGCGCGCAGTGGGCGTTGGCCAGGGAGCTGTTGACCAGCAACTTGTCGTAGATATGGATCTCGTCGGAGACGCGCAGGCAGTAGGGCACCTTGACGATGTAGATCCGGTCGATGAAGGCTTCGTTGTTCTTGTTGTTGCGGAAGGTGTGCCACTCGGATTCGTTGGAGTGGGCCAGGATGATGCCGCTGTAGGGCAGGGCGCCGAGGCCCTCGGTGCTGTTGTAGTTGCCTTCCTGGGTCGCAGTCAGCAGCGGGTGCAGGACCTTGATCGGGGCCTTGAACATCTCCACGAATTCCATCATGCCCTGGTTCGCACGGCACAGAGCGCCGGAGTAGCTGTAGGCGTCCGCATCGTTCTGCGGGTATTCCTCCAGTTTGCGGATGTCCACCTTGCCCACCAGGGCGGAGATGTCCTGGTTGTTCTCGTCGCCCGGTTCGGTCTTGGCGATGGCGATCTGATTGAGGATGGAAGGGTAGAGCTTGACCACCCGGAACTTGCTGATGTCGCCGCCGAATTCCTGCAGGCGCTTGGCCGCCCAGGGCGACATGATGCTGCGCAGGTAATGGCGGGGGATGCCGTAGTCCTCTTCAAGGATCTGGCCGTCCTCGTCGGGGTTGAACAGCCCGAGGGGCGATTCGAACACCGGCGAGCCCTTGATGGCGTAGAAGGGGACCTTCTCGATCAGGTGCTTGAGTTTTTCTGCGAGGGACGACTTGCCGCCGCCCACCGGGCCAAGCAGATAAAGGATCTGCTTTTTCTCTTCCAGGCCCTGCGCCGCATGGCGGAAGTAGGACACGATCTGCTCGATGCAGTCTTCCATGCCATGGAAGTCGGCAAAGGCCGGGTAGCGGCGGATGACCTTGTTGGAAAAGATGCGTGATAGGCGTGAGTCACTGGTGGTGTCCACCAGTTCGGGTTCGCCGATGGCCATGAGCATGCGCTCGGCGGCACTGGCAAAGGCGGTACGATCCTTCTTGCAGATCTCAAGGTATTCCTGAAGGGAATACTCTTCCTGGCGAGTCGCTTCGAAACGCCCCTGGAAGTGACTGAAAATGCTCATGACGTCTCCTCGCTGGATACCCTGGACCAGCTTGGAATCGATGCCTGGAGCCTTGCCTTGCTGCCGGTGGGGAGCGGTCATGCCGGGCGACGAAAGATAACGTCTCTAATACCTTCGCGGTCGTCTTGCCTAATCGATCCTTCACGCCTGCAGAAGTAGGGTTGGGTTTCGAGAGACGCACGAGGAGACCGATGGAAACGGTCCCCCTGGAATTCCCCCGAATCTCCAGTGGTTACACCGATGGTCCAAAGCCGGTTATCGAGCCCGCCGTTTCCGGAGGGCCTGATTCCAGAATAGTCCTATCTGCGAGATGTGGAAGAGCCAATTCGGTTTATTCTTGTAACGACAGCGTCAACCCGCTGTGTTAAACGGCCTGCCCGCTTTCGGTCTGCTCGGGATAGAGGGTGCGCCAGTTTTCGAAGCCGCCGTCGACGCTGTAGACCTGACTGAAGCCCTGGCCGGCAAAGAAGGCCGCCGCGCTTTGGCTGGAATGGCCGTGGTAGCAGAACACCAGCAGCGGCGCGTCCAGATCCGCGGCGGCGATGAAGTCGTGGATGTTCTGGTTGTCGACCCGCTGGGCACCGGCGACGTGCAGGGTGGCGTAGCTGTGCGGGTCGCGGATGTCGACGATCCGGGCGCCCTCACAGCGCAGTTCCAGGGCCCGTTCGGGGGAGATACAGGTGAATTCGCTCATTTCTTCTCCTTGCAACTGCAGAGATGACGGCGGTTGCCGTCGACGTCGAGCAGGGTCATGTCGCCGCCCCAGACGCAGCCGCTGTCGAGCGCCTCGACATTGGGCGCGGCGCATTGCCCCTTGAGCGCGGCCCAGTGGCCGAACAGAATCCGCACGTCTTGAGTCAAGCGATGGCCATGGCTGAACCAGGGGGCGAAGCCGGCCGGCGCACTGTCCAGGCCTTCCTTGCTCTTGAACTCCAGACGCCCTTCCGGGCTGCAGAATCTCATGCGAGTCAGGTAGTTGGTGATCAGGCGCAGGCGGTCCTGGCCCTCGAGATCATCTTGCCAGAGCGTCGGCTCATTGCCATACATCTGCTCCAGAAAGGGCACGTATGCCGCTTCATCGCGCAACACGGCCTCTACCTCGCCAGCCAGGCTCAGCGCCTGGGCCAGCGTCCACTGTGGCGGCAGGCCAGCGTGGACGAGTACGCAATTGCGCTCGGCGTCGTGCTGGATCAGCGGCAGCTGGCGCAGCCAGAACAACAGTTCATCGCGGTCGGGCGCGGCGAGGATGTCGCTCAGGGTGTCCTGCTTCTTCAGCTTGGCGCCGCCGAAGGCGACCGCCAGCAGGTGCAGGTCGTGGTTGCCCAGGACACTGACTACCGAGTCGCGCATGGCGTAGAGGTATCTCAGGGTTTCCAGGGATTGCGGTCCGCGATTGACCAGGTCACCCACCAGCCAGAGGCGGTCCTTGGCGGGATCGAAGCGGACCTCGTCGAGCAGACACTTGAGCGGGTCGAGGCAACCTTGCAGGTCGCCAACGGCGTACAGCGTCATCGGGACTCCTGGTATGGGGGGTTAGAAGTTCGCGCAAGAGTTGGCGAGTGATTTCTGGTCTGGATCCGGCGACGCCTCATAGCAAGGCTATGACGTGGCAACGCAGCTCGGGCTGAAAAAGCGCTGCCGAACGCGTGTAGATCCCGTCTGAAACACCACACTAGTGTAGCGAGCCGGGTACGGCCAGGCGGAAAGTGGGAATGGCGGCCTCGAAGCTGTGGCCGTCACTGGCGACCATCTGGTAGCTGCCCCTCATGCTGCCCACCTGGGTCGGCATCAGGGTGCCGCTGGAATAGCTGTGGGTCTCGCCTGGCGCGATCAGCGGTTGTTCACCGACC includes these proteins:
- a CDS encoding YeaH/YhbH family protein → MSYVIDRRLNGKNKSTVNRTRFLRRYREHIKKAVEEAVSRRSITDMEHGEQISIPARDIDEPALYQGKGGRQTIVHPGNKEFVSGERIPRPQGGGGGQGQGKASNSGEGMDEFAFQITQDEFLDFMFEDLELPNLVKKQLTGTDTFKTVRAGISNEGNPARINIIRTLRASHARRIALSGGSRNKLREAKAELARLRVEEPDNLGDIQALEVEIERLRARIDKVPFLDTFDLKYNLLSKQPSPSSKAVMFCLMDVSGSMTQATKDIAKRFYILLYLFLKRNYERIEVVFIRHHTSAKEVDEEEFFYSRETGGTIVSSALKLMQEVMAERYPVNEWNLYAAQASDGDNWNDDSPICREILTKQILPFMQYYTYVEITPREHQALWYEYENVRGAFPDSFSQQQIVSAGDIYPVFRELFQRRLVS
- a CDS encoding symmetrical bis(5'-nucleosyl)-tetraphosphatase, producing the protein MTLYAVGDLQGCLDPLKCLLDEVRFDPAKDRLWLVGDLVNRGPQSLETLRYLYAMRDSVVSVLGNHDLHLLAVAFGGAKLKKQDTLSDILAAPDRDELLFWLRQLPLIQHDAERNCVLVHAGLPPQWTLAQALSLAGEVEAVLRDEAAYVPFLEQMYGNEPTLWQDDLEGQDRLRLITNYLTRMRFCSPEGRLEFKSKEGLDSAPAGFAPWFSHGHRLTQDVRILFGHWAALKGQCAAPNVEALDSGCVWGGDMTLLDVDGNRRHLCSCKEKK
- a CDS encoding SpoVR family protein — protein: MKREPISTGSEWTFELIQTYDREIARIAKRYALDTYPNQIEVITAEQMMDAYASVGMPIGYNHWSYGKHFLHTEKHYSRGQMGLAYEIVINSDPCIAYLMEENTMTMQALVIAHACYGHNSFFKGNYLFRTWTDASSIIDYLVFAKQYITQCEERHGIDAVEELLDSCHALMNYGVDRYKRPYPISAAEERQRQKEREEQLQRQVNDLWRTIPKMAGKELHDEGARFPAEPQENILYFLEKHAPLLEPWQREVIRIVRKIAQYFYPQRQTQVMNEGWATFWHYTLLNDLYDEGLVTEGFMFEFLQSHAGVIYQPGFDSPYYSGINPYTLGFAMFRDIRRICEDPTEEDRRWFPDIAGSDWLATVTFAMKSFKDESFILQYLSPKVIRDLKLFSILDDDQRDELEVAAIHDDAGYRLIREQLAAQYNLGNREPNVQIWNVDRRGDRSLTLRHFQHDRKPLGNSTDEVLKHLHRLWGFDIRLESMRGEDVAQSFLVPPRHESRDQDRRLDLASPI
- a CDS encoding PrkA family serine protein kinase, yielding MSIFSHFQGRFEATRQEEYSLQEYLEICKKDRTAFASAAERMLMAIGEPELVDTTSDSRLSRIFSNKVIRRYPAFADFHGMEDCIEQIVSYFRHAAQGLEEKKQILYLLGPVGGGKSSLAEKLKHLIEKVPFYAIKGSPVFESPLGLFNPDEDGQILEEDYGIPRHYLRSIMSPWAAKRLQEFGGDISKFRVVKLYPSILNQIAIAKTEPGDENNQDISALVGKVDIRKLEEYPQNDADAYSYSGALCRANQGMMEFVEMFKAPIKVLHPLLTATQEGNYNSTEGLGALPYSGIILAHSNESEWHTFRNNKNNEAFIDRIYIVKVPYCLRVSDEIHIYDKLLVNSSLANAHCAPDTLKMLAQFSVLSRLKEPENSNIYSKMRVYDGENLKDTDPKAKSIQEYRDSAGVDEGMNGLSTRFAFKILSRVFNFDANEIAANPVHLLYVLEQQIEAEQFPAETRERYMRFIKEYLAPRYVEFIGKEIQTAYLESYSEYGQNIFDRYVLYADFWIQDQEYRDPETGEILNRASLNEELEKIEKPAGISNPKDFRNEIVNFVLRARANNNGKNPSWLSYEKLRAVIEKKMFSNTEELLPVISFNAKASKEDQQKHSDFVTRMVERGYTEKQVRLLSEWYSRVRKSQ
- the glpE gene encoding thiosulfate sulfurtransferase GlpE; the encoded protein is MSEFTCISPERALELRCEGARIVDIRDPHSYATLHVAGAQRVDNQNIHDFIAAADLDAPLLVFCYHGHSSQSAAAFFAGQGFSQVYSVDGGFENWRTLYPEQTESGQAV